In Micromonas commoda chromosome 16, complete sequence, the genomic window GCGTCGCCTGACCCTCCTGGCGTTCGtcttcgagctcgcgcagcagTATTCGGAAGAACCGAGaagcaacggcggcggcggcggcgatggcggcggcggcggcggttgagCGCGGACGGTTTTACGTACATATCGCGCGTAATAATACATCTTCGACAACCGACTCGGTCGTCTTCGTGTCGTCGACTGGTCAAGTCACCTAGTCACCTGTGATGGTACACGCGCGATTACCCCTCGGCGGACCTGCGCCCGTACCCGTCGTTCCTCTCGTGTCTCCCCAGGATGGCATCAGTCGCGCGAagcgccttcgccgtccTTGCGCCGCAAACCGGTCCGAGCATCGCGTGTTGCACCTCACCGACAATCAGCTGaggagcgtgccggcggagatcgggcagctcgcgtcgctgagggAGTTGTACCTCtacggcaatcagctgacgagcgtgccggtggagatcgggcagctcacgtcgctgaagaagttgaacctcggcggcaatcagctgactACCGTAcccgcggagatcgggcagtTCACGTCGCTGTTGTGGTTGTCCCTCGACAACAacaagctgacgagcgtgccggcggagattgagCAGCTCAAGTCGCTGATGAGGTTGTGGCTCGccggcaatcagctgacgagcgtgccggcggagattggacagctcacgtcgctgagggaGTTGTTGCTCAAaggcaatcagctgacgagcgtgccggcggagatcgggcagctcacgaTGCTGAGGGAGTTGAGGCTCGAAGGCAATCAGCTGAGgagcttgccggcggagatcgggcagctcacgtcgctgaagaAGTtgacaatcagctgacgagcgtgccggctgCGA contains:
- a CDS encoding predicted protein, with translation MVHARLPLGGPAPVPVVPLVSPQDGISRAKRLRRPCAANRSEHRVLHLTDNQLRSVPAEIGQLASLRELYLYGNQLTSVPVEIGQLTSLKKLNLGGNQLTTVPAEIGQFTSLLWLSLDNNKLTSVPAEIEQLKSLMRLWLAGNQLTSVPAEIGQLTSLRELLLKGNQLTSVPAEIGQLTMLRELRLEGNQLRSLPAEIGQLTSLKKLTIS